In the genome of Raphanus sativus cultivar WK10039 chromosome 4, ASM80110v3, whole genome shotgun sequence, one region contains:
- the LOC108830307 gene encoding pathogenesis-related protein 1-like gives MNIFNQSRNLILATTIFLVFIVPLRAQDSPQDFLASHNQARAAVGVDPLSWDETVAAYARDYANQRRGDCALEHSSGPYGENIAWSSGDMSGVEAVNMWVNEQADYDYGSNTCASGKQCGHYTQIVWKNSVRLGCAKVRCDNGQTFITCNYDPQGNIVGEWPY, from the coding sequence ATGAATATCTTTAACCAATCTCGAAACCTAATCCTAGCCACAACCATTTTCCTTGTTTTCATTGTTCCCCTAAGAGCCCAAGATAGCCCACAAGACTTTTTGGCCTCTCACAACCAAGCACGAGCAGCGGTTGGGGTGGATCCTTTAAGTTGGGACGAGACGGTGGCTGCATATGCTCGTGACTACGCAAACCAGCGTAGAGGTGACTGCGCCTTGGAACACTCAAGTGGGCCCTATGGAGAGAACATCGCCTGGAGCAGTGGTGACATGTCAGGTGTTGAAGCAGTTAACATGTGGGTGAACGAGCAGGCTGACTACGATTACGGTTCCAACACATGTGCCTCAGGAAAACAGTGCGGCCACTATACTCAGATCGTCTGGAAAAACTCGGTGAGGTTGGGATGTGCAAAAGTGAGATGCGACAATGGTCAAACCTTCATTACTTGCAACTATGATCCTCAAGGTAACATTGTGGGCGAGTGGCCTTACTAA